In Anopheles gambiae chromosome 2, idAnoGambNW_F1_1, whole genome shotgun sequence, a single window of DNA contains:
- the LOC1273881 gene encoding monocarboxylate transporter 14 isoform X3, translated as MTSKASKTTTDSEIACEEAARLTADTQEYTSPDDDDGGCEYHDMPPPPDGGYGWVIVFASFMCNMIVDGIAYTFGVFLNEFVVYFGEGKGTVAWVGSLLSGMYLSAGPVVSALANKYGCRAVCIAGSIISCAAFALSTLSTSVTMLMLTYGVMGGIGFGLIYLPAVVAVGYYFETKRSLATGIAVCGSGFGTFAFAPLANMLLENFDWKNSNLILAGLILNCAVFGAMMRPLTYPKEDKVKPLMQRMYEEKRLQMERGSIGGSYFMVQLPDGTMEKRLKAPLNADPGVHSSLALDQLAAQQGGMHPVATLPTISEFKAQEQNGSSGSSSESSQIEMKKPLNKKRNTNSESDAADYGADNMPRNASQPAFTSHQSGMPKNGSVPTFDRVRKHSTGERFKPSLAAIKASSRGDVGSNGDVRKSMHLRLSRGSVNGSKNNNAEEFDDGSMFTSKASLKADRPAMVRPLSRKDIFYSGSVTNLKEFQSQKSLTNYRNSVVSLTKFEKEHRNDVRDDVEKGREEQYDLCPCLALPESFKNAIGAMMDVSLLRDPVFMMIGVSNIFGMAGLYVPFVYLVDAAVLDGIEQNSASFLISIIGITNTVGRIVCGYVADFPQVDALFLNNICLVISTVAVALTPFCHSYAAYVAMAIAFGIAIAGYISLTSIILVDLLGLDKLTNAFGLLILFRGAATIVGSPLAGALYDATQSYSIPFFVAGGLFALSAITSFAAPAMKRFRKPSEAPVHVEVLTPIDEEPSEDLADDDQPITMVPKIIQTAPSPSTEQPVTSNITSTTTINDDRKQPQSNGSAKDTDKEVSQMESVL; from the exons ATGACCAGTAAAGCGAGCAAAACCACG ACGGACAGTGAAATTGCGTGCGAGGAGGCGGCACGATTGACGGCCGACACACAGGAATATACATCGccggacgatgacgatggagGGTGCGAGTACCACGATATGCCGCCCCCACCGGACGGTGG ATATGGCTGGGTGATCGTATTCGCCTCGTTTATGTGCAACATGATCGTGGACGGCATCGCGTACACGTTCGGCGTGTTCCTGAACGAGTTCGTGGTGTACTTCGGCGAGGGCAAGGGTACGGTGGCCTGGGTGGGCAGCTTGCTCAGCGGTATGTACCTGAGCGCCGGTCCGGTTGTGTCCGCGCTGGCCAACAAGTACGGCTGCCGGGCGGTGTGTATCGCGGGCAGCATCATCTCCTGCGCGGCGTTTGCGCTCAGCACGCTCAGCACCTCCGTGACGATGCTGATGCTCACGTACGGCGTGATGGGCGGCATCGGGTTCGGGCTGATCTATCTGCCCGCGGTCGTGGCCGTCGGGTATTACTTCGAAACGAAGCGCTCGCTCGCCACCGGCATTGCCGTGTGCGGGTCCGGGTTCGGCACGTTCGCGTTCGCACCGCTCGCGAACATGCTGCTGGAAAACTTCGACTGGAAAAACTCCAACCTCATCCTGGCCGGGCTGATACTGAACTGTGCCGTGTTTGGGGCGATGATGCGACCGCTCACCTACCCGAAGGAGGACAAGGTGAAGCCACTGATGCAGCGCATGTACGAGGAAAAGCGGCTGCAGATGGAGCGCGGCTCGATCGGTGGGTCGTACTTTATGGTTCAGCTGCCGGACGGCACGATGGAGAAAAGACTGAAGGCGCCGCTGAACGCGGACCCGGGCGTACACTCGAGCCTGGCGCTGGACCAGCTGGCCGCCCAGCAGGGCGGCATGCATCCGGTGGCCACCCTGCCCACCATTTCCGAGTTTAAGGCGCAGGAGCAGAACGGTAGCAGCGGCTCGTCGTCCGAGTCGAGCCAGATCGAGATGAAGAAACCGCTGAACAAGAAGCGCAACACCAACTCGGAGTCCGATGCCGCCGACTACGGGGCGGACAATATGCCCCGCAATGCCTCACAGCCTGCCTTTACCAGCCATCAGTCGG GCATGCCGAAGAATGGTTCCGTACCGACGTTCGATCGCGTCCGCAAACACTCGACCGGGGAGCGGTTCAAACCGTCGCTCGCCGCCATTAAGGCTAGCTCGCGGGGCGATGTCGGTAGCAACGGTGACGTACGTAAATCCATGCATCTCAGACTCTCGCGCGGCTCAGTCAATGGCAGCAAAAATAATAACGCTGAAGAATTC GATGATGGCAGCATGTTTACCTCAAAAGCCTCACTGAAGGCGGACCGGCCGGCAATGGTGCGTCCGCTGTCGCGTAAGGACATCTTCTACTCCGGCTCCGTCACGAACCTGAAAGAGTtccagtcgcaaaagtcgctaacGAACTATCGCAATTCCGTCGTCTCGCTGACCAAGTTCGAGAAGGAGCACCGGAACGATGTGCGGGACGATGTGGAGAAGGGGCGGGAAGAGC AGTACGATCTTTGCCCGTGCCTGGCGCTGCCGGAATCGTTCAAGAATGCGATCGGTGCCATGATGGATGTGAGCTTGCTGCGCGATCCCGTCTTTATGATGATTGGCGTATCGAACATCTTCGGCATGGCCGGTCTGTACGTCCCCTTCGTGTACCTGGTCGATGCGGCTGTTCTGGAT GGAATTGAACAAAACTCTGCCTCCTTTCTTATCTCGATCATTGGTATTACGAACACGGTGGGCCGTATCGTGTGCGGTTACGTTGCTGACTTCCCGCAAGTGGACGCCCTGTTTCTGAACAACATCTGTCTAGTCATCTCCACCGTAGCGGTCGCACTGACGCCTTTCTGCCACAGTTACGCCGCGTACGTGGCGATGGCGATCGCGTTCGGCATTGCCATCG CTGGCTACATTTCACTGACGTCAATTATTCTGGTCGATCTGCTCGGGCTAGACAAGCTTACGAATGCGTTCGGTTTGCTGATTCTGTTCCGTGGTGCCGCCACGATCGTAGGCTCACCGCTGGCCGGAGCCCTGTACGATGCCACCCAGTCCTACTCCATACCGTTCTTCGTTGCCGGCGGTCTGTTTGCCCTGTCGGCCATAACTAGCTTTGCGGCACCCGCTATGAAGAG ATTCCGCAAGCCATCGGAAGCACCCGTGCACGTCGAGGTGCTGACGCCGATCGACGAGGAACCGTCCGAAGATTTGGCGGACGATGATCAACCGATCACGATGGTACCAAAGATCATTCAAACCGCCCCCAGCCCGTCCACGGAGCAGCCCGTCACGTCGAATATCACCTCCACGACCACCATCAACGACGATCGCAAGCAGCCGCAGTCGAACGGTAGCGCAAAGGACACGGACAAGGAAGTGAGCCAGATGGAGTCCGTTCTGTAA
- the LOC1273881 gene encoding monocarboxylate transporter 14 isoform X2 produces the protein MGQAASQEDAEQGGGQAGGGEEEEDDDGGIIPMRSDRFLVTDSEIACEEAARLTADTQEYTSPDDDDGGCEYHDMPPPPDGGYGWVIVFASFMCNMIVDGIAYTFGVFLNEFVVYFGEGKGTVAWVGSLLSGMYLSAGPVVSALANKYGCRAVCIAGSIISCAAFALSTLSTSVTMLMLTYGVMGGIGFGLIYLPAVVAVGYYFETKRSLATGIAVCGSGFGTFAFAPLANMLLENFDWKNSNLILAGLILNCAVFGAMMRPLTYPKEDKVKPLMQRMYEEKRLQMERGSIGGSYFMVQLPDGTMEKRLKAPLNADPGVHSSLALDQLAAQQGGMHPVATLPTISEFKAQEQNGSSGSSSESSQIEMKKPLNKKRNTNSESDAADYGADNMPRNASQPAFTSHQSGMPKNGSVPTFDRVRKHSTGERFKPSLAAIKASSRGDVGSNGDDDGSMFTSKASLKADRPAMVRPLSRKDIFYSGSVTNLKEFQSQKSLTNYRNSVVSLTKFEKEHRNDVRDDVEKGREEQYDLCPCLALPESFKNAIGAMMDVSLLRDPVFMMIGVSNIFGMAGLYVPFVYLVDAAVLDGIEQNSASFLISIIGITNTVGRIVCGYVADFPQVDALFLNNICLVISTVAVALTPFCHSYAAYVAMAIAFGIAIAGYISLTSIILVDLLGLDKLTNAFGLLILFRGAATIVGSPLAGALYDATQSYSIPFFVAGGLFALSAITSFAAPAMKRFRKPSEAPVHVEVLTPIDEEPSEDLADDDQPITMVPKIIQTAPSPSTEQPVTSNITSTTTINDDRKQPQSNGSAKDTDKEVSQMESVL, from the exons ACGGACAGTGAAATTGCGTGCGAGGAGGCGGCACGATTGACGGCCGACACACAGGAATATACATCGccggacgatgacgatggagGGTGCGAGTACCACGATATGCCGCCCCCACCGGACGGTGG ATATGGCTGGGTGATCGTATTCGCCTCGTTTATGTGCAACATGATCGTGGACGGCATCGCGTACACGTTCGGCGTGTTCCTGAACGAGTTCGTGGTGTACTTCGGCGAGGGCAAGGGTACGGTGGCCTGGGTGGGCAGCTTGCTCAGCGGTATGTACCTGAGCGCCGGTCCGGTTGTGTCCGCGCTGGCCAACAAGTACGGCTGCCGGGCGGTGTGTATCGCGGGCAGCATCATCTCCTGCGCGGCGTTTGCGCTCAGCACGCTCAGCACCTCCGTGACGATGCTGATGCTCACGTACGGCGTGATGGGCGGCATCGGGTTCGGGCTGATCTATCTGCCCGCGGTCGTGGCCGTCGGGTATTACTTCGAAACGAAGCGCTCGCTCGCCACCGGCATTGCCGTGTGCGGGTCCGGGTTCGGCACGTTCGCGTTCGCACCGCTCGCGAACATGCTGCTGGAAAACTTCGACTGGAAAAACTCCAACCTCATCCTGGCCGGGCTGATACTGAACTGTGCCGTGTTTGGGGCGATGATGCGACCGCTCACCTACCCGAAGGAGGACAAGGTGAAGCCACTGATGCAGCGCATGTACGAGGAAAAGCGGCTGCAGATGGAGCGCGGCTCGATCGGTGGGTCGTACTTTATGGTTCAGCTGCCGGACGGCACGATGGAGAAAAGACTGAAGGCGCCGCTGAACGCGGACCCGGGCGTACACTCGAGCCTGGCGCTGGACCAGCTGGCCGCCCAGCAGGGCGGCATGCATCCGGTGGCCACCCTGCCCACCATTTCCGAGTTTAAGGCGCAGGAGCAGAACGGTAGCAGCGGCTCGTCGTCCGAGTCGAGCCAGATCGAGATGAAGAAACCGCTGAACAAGAAGCGCAACACCAACTCGGAGTCCGATGCCGCCGACTACGGGGCGGACAATATGCCCCGCAATGCCTCACAGCCTGCCTTTACCAGCCATCAGTCGG GCATGCCGAAGAATGGTTCCGTACCGACGTTCGATCGCGTCCGCAAACACTCGACCGGGGAGCGGTTCAAACCGTCGCTCGCCGCCATTAAGGCTAGCTCGCGGGGCGATGTCGGTAGCAACGGTGAC GATGATGGCAGCATGTTTACCTCAAAAGCCTCACTGAAGGCGGACCGGCCGGCAATGGTGCGTCCGCTGTCGCGTAAGGACATCTTCTACTCCGGCTCCGTCACGAACCTGAAAGAGTtccagtcgcaaaagtcgctaacGAACTATCGCAATTCCGTCGTCTCGCTGACCAAGTTCGAGAAGGAGCACCGGAACGATGTGCGGGACGATGTGGAGAAGGGGCGGGAAGAGC AGTACGATCTTTGCCCGTGCCTGGCGCTGCCGGAATCGTTCAAGAATGCGATCGGTGCCATGATGGATGTGAGCTTGCTGCGCGATCCCGTCTTTATGATGATTGGCGTATCGAACATCTTCGGCATGGCCGGTCTGTACGTCCCCTTCGTGTACCTGGTCGATGCGGCTGTTCTGGAT GGAATTGAACAAAACTCTGCCTCCTTTCTTATCTCGATCATTGGTATTACGAACACGGTGGGCCGTATCGTGTGCGGTTACGTTGCTGACTTCCCGCAAGTGGACGCCCTGTTTCTGAACAACATCTGTCTAGTCATCTCCACCGTAGCGGTCGCACTGACGCCTTTCTGCCACAGTTACGCCGCGTACGTGGCGATGGCGATCGCGTTCGGCATTGCCATCG CTGGCTACATTTCACTGACGTCAATTATTCTGGTCGATCTGCTCGGGCTAGACAAGCTTACGAATGCGTTCGGTTTGCTGATTCTGTTCCGTGGTGCCGCCACGATCGTAGGCTCACCGCTGGCCGGAGCCCTGTACGATGCCACCCAGTCCTACTCCATACCGTTCTTCGTTGCCGGCGGTCTGTTTGCCCTGTCGGCCATAACTAGCTTTGCGGCACCCGCTATGAAGAG ATTCCGCAAGCCATCGGAAGCACCCGTGCACGTCGAGGTGCTGACGCCGATCGACGAGGAACCGTCCGAAGATTTGGCGGACGATGATCAACCGATCACGATGGTACCAAAGATCATTCAAACCGCCCCCAGCCCGTCCACGGAGCAGCCCGTCACGTCGAATATCACCTCCACGACCACCATCAACGACGATCGCAAGCAGCCGCAGTCGAACGGTAGCGCAAAGGACACGGACAAGGAAGTGAGCCAGATGGAGTCCGTTCTGTAA